DNA sequence from the Carassius gibelio isolate Cgi1373 ecotype wild population from Czech Republic chromosome A14, carGib1.2-hapl.c, whole genome shotgun sequence genome:
tatcatgatttattgTCAAACCggtaatcgttacatccctagtaGCTGTTGTACATCTAATCCCCTGTTCTGCCTGACTCCAGAAATAAATCAGGGATTTGGGGATGGCGCTCTGAGAAGACAGAGGCTGTCAGTGGATATGAAGCAAAGGTGGGTccatttaaaaagacatttaggTCTGAGccttgctaaaaaaaacacacacacatctgtgtgcTTGGACAAAATGAGCTTCCtaattgttttttataattaCTTAATTGTAGGTTTACAGTGCCATTAATGTGGAGTTAGTGACACGTTCTCGGACTGAGCACCTTTCTGACCAGGACAAATGTAGGAGTAGAGGTACATATGCTGACAATAAATATACAACCTGAGACAGTTTTTGCCCCCATCTACTCACTCCTGGCCTCGCTGTGCTTCCAGGATCTAGAACTCCTCTACAGTCATTCCTTGGGATTGCTGAGCAGCACATCTCTAGTCCTGGGGTGAGTgtgatcagatgcatttaattataatttcaatatacttagtttttttttatatattgtatttataacaGTTTATTCAAAGGGAATTAACTAATgataacaagcacaacttttgatttgaataatgcattagtaaatattGAAATGAACTAACTAAGATTAATAAGTGCTGTGGAAGTATTGTTCATGCTTTGTTCATGTTAACCAATGAaccttaaagtgttaccaaatttctTATtgagcatggatgcattaaattgattttaaaaaaatgttacaaaagagttatattttctattttgaataaatactgtGCTTTTGAAATTTGTATTCAccaaagaaccctgaaaaaaaaaattccacagaaaaaacaactacacagTATTTTTTAAACAGCATCAAAGCAtcatataatgatttctgaaggatcatgtgactgtggtaatgatgctgaaaattcagctttgcatcacaggaataaattatattatccaaaatattcaaatagaaagcagttattttacattgtaataatatttcacaacatcactgtgtttactgtattttttatcaaattaatgcagccttgttgagcagaagagactttaaaaaacattgtttaaagaGTCTGTTGATTCTGATGGGATACAACAAGAATTCCTTTGTTTACTGTGTTTCTAGAGTCAGGTTTCTCAGTGCGCTAGTCCCCATAACCCAACAGCTATCACAGCGGAGGAGTACTTCGATGAAGAGTTTAATCTGAACGGCAGAGATATCGGGCGGCCCATTGAGCTCACCAGCAAAGTGCAGAGGTACCGTCCCATGACAGCTCTAAAGTGCCATGAATTGAACTGTGTTTGCAAGTGAGTTAAGAatgtgtggtttgtgtgtgtctcgcTCAGGTTTAAGGCCACACTGTGGCTGAGTGAAGTTCATCCTCTCTCGCTGGCTGAGCAGGTGACGCCCATCATTGACCTCATGGCCATTTCTAACGCCCACTTTGCCAAACTGCGTGACTTCATCACCCTACGCCTGCCACCTGGCTTTCCTGTAAAGATAGGTGAGAAGAAGTGTCACATCGAGTTGATGGATAACTGTATAACGTAAATATCACCATGCAATCAAAATCTTTTACTATTTACTCTCGTAAAGGGATAGTCCATCTCATTCAGTCATCATATAAACattcagtttttatatattatacattctcctttatatattattttattgttcaaaagaagatttttttgaagaatgttggaaaccgAACAGTTGcaagtcccattgacttccatagtatctTTTGTCCATACTTTGGAAGTTAATGGGACCCAAAACCCTTTGGTTACCCACtctcttcagaatatcttcttttgtgttcaacagaagaaagaccaGAATATCCTGTGTTACGCCCAAAACTGTTGTAAGTGCCAATTTAAATGGACTTTACTCATTGTCCTGATTCTTAGAAATTCCTCTCTTCCACGTGTTGAATGCTCGAGTGACATTCAGCAATCTGTGTGGCTGCGATGAACCGGTCAGTTCTGTTACTGTACAATCTCCTGAAGGAGCCACAGAGGCCGGTTAGTATCTCTTCAGGTCTAAAGCTGCTCTGACTGTGACTGTGCCGTTTATTCACCCTAACCTCGCTGCTCTCAGGTCAGACGCCTCCCCCTCTGCAGTGTGAAGTCGACCCATCTGTGTTTGAGCCTCCCCCAGAATACACCACACTTGGACCAGGCCGCAGCGAACCGATGAGGGATGAAGATGATAATTTACTCCAGTTCGCCATTCAACAGAGCCTGCTGGACGCGGGAACAGAGAGTGACCAGGTAACGGCATCTATCACTTGGTATGCCAATGACACAAAACATCCCATGCACTTTCTCGATCTGGCAAGCTcagttctgattggctgactccTGAGAGTCGCCGCATGTTTTTATCAATCTTCCTGGAAAACATAAAggtgtgctggtcatataattagaatatcatcaaaaagttgattgatttcactaattccattccataagtgaaacgtgtatattatattcattcattacacacagactgatatatatcacatgtttatttcttttaatttatttgtttatacctgataactaaagaaaatcccaaattcagtatctcagaaaattagaatattgtgaaaaggtttaatattgaagacacctggtgccacactctaatcagctaattaactcaaaacacctgcaaaggcctttaaattgtctctcagtctagttctgtaggctacacaatcatggggaagactgctgacttgacagttgtccaaaagacaaccactGACacattgcacaaggagggcaagacagagaggattgtgaaacaaaacccattcaaaaatgtgggggagattcacaaagaagGGACTGCAGCTGgtgtcagtgcttcaagaaccactacgcacagacgtatgaaAAAAAATGGGtttcgactccatgccacgccatattgctgcagtaattcaggcaaaaggagccccaactaagtattgagtgctgtacatgctcatacttttcatttcatacattttagttggccaagatttctaaaaatcctttctttgtatgtaatattaaaattttctgagatactgaatttgggattttcctaaattaaaagaaataaacatttgtttatatcagtctgtgtgaattgaatgaatataatatacaagtttcactttttgaatggaattagggaaataaatcaactttttgatgatattctaattatatgaccagcacctgtatttgttTTCCAAAGTACTGTGTTTTTATGATTTAAGAGAGAATGAatcacttgattattattattattatttttcttactttAGATTTCAAGGATATTCAGAGTTTATATTCAGGCACTACCTTGCAACTAAACTTTTCCCCTTTATGACATGTTATTTTGGGtgaacagaaagtcatatttggGTTTTGTTTTCTGTAAAGCCACTCATAAACTGATACTGCCCTGCGATTATTcaaaaattgaaatatatatatatggcatgaCAATTTTTTATTCCGACAGATGacgttttattttaacaatttgttttctaTAACATTCAAATGATCTggcgttatttatttatttatttagtttactttttaatgcaaaaacaaaacaaaactgtcattaatcagtagtagtagtagtcatTTTAACCTGAATGAGCTGTTTCCATAAACCACCCGAATAAACTTACCAACAACTGAAATACTGTATAATTAACTTCTGAACCATTATCTTCTGCTTTTTTTGTACTATAACCAAGAATGCAACAACAAATTCAGCCTGTTCAGGTTAAATACCAAAActgtacttattttatttaatttaaataaataactaatatgcATCTCTGTAATATGCTGCAAAAGACATGATGTTAATGCAACAGGAACAGGGGCCGGTTGCATAAAGGCTAAAACTTGTCTAAGTTAGTCATCTACATTTTTACTTGGTCATACTACTTATTAATGGCTATGTTTAAACAGCTGGCCCCAGATTTAAAGAGATGTGGTACTTTTCATGATAATTTGGTTATCATTTGAGTAATTGCGGTGCTCTAGTCAATACTAAACAATTCTCAGACATCAACTTATCAGCATTCCCTCCACAGCTTTCCACCCACTCCctcatttctctttcttttttcctgtagGTGACCATATGGGAGGCTCTCACTAACACTCGTCCAGTTTCTCAGCCTCCGCTTTATGAGGAGGACTCTCAGcttgagaggtgtgtgtgtgtgtgtacgtgtgtgtacatgtgatgTGTTCAGCTGTCTGACGTGTGACGGTGTCTCTGACAGGGCGATTCAGGAATCTCTGTGTTTGTCGCTGGCTGGAGGAGAGAGTGGCGAGTCCGATGCCCTCCTGCCGTTCTCCCCGTCTGATCCCGCACTCATCTCACCTCCGTCTTACAGCTCACTGACCGAGCCTCGGGCGCCGGGAGCATTTGCTGTGGCCACCAGTTTTGATGAACAGCTACGCATTGCGATGGAGCTTTCCTGCAGAGAACAGGAGGAGTTAGACAGGTACGAATGACGGAGGAGCAAAGAAATGACAAAAACCAAAAACATTAGCTCTGTTCTCAAACCTACGGAGGATTTTAAGGCATCTTTGGCTGGCTGCAAATTGACACtgctttaacctgttaaatgtcaccccgtcccgtatacgggacgcctacgttgactatactatattacaataaattctaatctaatcttgacaaactatatatcgttggaaaggtctaagaatcccaaatatatattataccaatattttttgttaaaaatgatgtaggaaaagtaatagatcaatttat
Encoded proteins:
- the LOC128027790 gene encoding ankyrin repeat domain-containing protein 13D-like isoform X1, producing MAEEAFPLHYLVWNNQYLELDRELQKKQHDTGRLDPRGRTPLELSVCLGHLESTRVLLRHNADPTHSNTQGWTVLQEAVSTGDPELVQLVLQYRDFRRATERLSGIPELLSKLRQARDFYVEMKWEFTSWVPLVSKVCPSDVYRVWKSGSCLRVDTTLLGFEHMTWLKGRRSYIFKGEESGALVMEVDHEKQVVYTEPLSLSPRDAPSLLAAMLPSQENTAQRLTSPIVSTHLNTRNIAFERNKSGIWGWRSEKTEAVSGYEAKVYSAINVELVTRSRTEHLSDQDKCRSRGSRTPLQSFLGIAEQHISSPGSQVSQCASPHNPTAITAEEYFDEEFNLNGRDIGRPIELTSKVQRFKATLWLSEVHPLSLAEQVTPIIDLMAISNAHFAKLRDFITLRLPPGFPVKIEIPLFHVLNARVTFSNLCGCDEPVSSVTVQSPEGATEAGQTPPPLQCEVDPSVFEPPPEYTTLGPGRSEPMRDEDDNLLQFAIQQSLLDAGTESDQVTIWEALTNTRPVSQPPLYEEDSQLERAIQESLCLSLAGGESGESDALLPFSPSDPALISPPSYSSLTEPRAPGAFAVATSFDEQLRIAMELSCREQEELDRKRREEEEELERILQLSLTEKFINLYFFPKLIKMEQKEESDRVCVPRLKRMIR
- the LOC128027790 gene encoding ankyrin repeat domain-containing protein 13D-like isoform X2, which translates into the protein MAEEAFPLHYLVWNNQYLELDRELQKKQHDTGRLDPRGRTPLELSVCLGHLESTRVLLRHNADPTHSNTQGWTVLQEAVSTGDPELVQLVLQYRDFRRATERLSGIPELLSKLRQARDFYVEMKWEFTSWVPLVSKVCPSDVYRVWKSGSCLRVDTTLLGFEHMTWLKGRRSYIFKGEESGALVMEVDHEKQVVYTEPLSLSPRDAPSLLAAMLPSQENTAQRLTSPIVSTHLNTRNIAFERNKSGIWGWRSEKTEAVSGYEAKVYSAINVELVTRSRTEHLSDQDKCRSRGSRTPLQSFLGIAEQHISSPGSQVSQCASPHNPTAITAEEYFDEEFNLNGRDIGRPIELTSKVQRFKATLWLSEVHPLSLAEQVTPIIDLMAISNAHFAKLRDFITLRLPPGFPVKIEIPLFHVLNARVTFSNLCGCDEPVSSVTVQSPEGATEAGQTPPPLQCEVDPSVFEPPPEYTTLGPGRSEPMRDEDDNLLQFAIQQSLLDAGTESDQVTIWEALTNTRPVSQPPLYEEDSQLERAIQESLCLSLAGGESGESDALLPFSPSDPALISPPSYSSLTEPRAPGAFAVATSFDEQLRIAMELSCREQEELDRKRREEEEELERILQLSLTEK